The following coding sequences are from one Ovis canadensis isolate MfBH-ARS-UI-01 breed Bighorn chromosome 7, ARS-UI_OviCan_v2, whole genome shotgun sequence window:
- the GPR65 gene encoding psychosine receptor — protein MNSTCIDEQHDLDHYLFPVVYVFVVIVSIPANIGSLCVSFLQAKQENELGIYLFSLSLSDLLYASTLPLWINYTWNRDNWTFSPALCKGSAFFMYLNFYSSTAFLTCIAIDRCLAVVYPLRFFFLRSRKCAFVVSLTIWILETILNAVILWEDETAVEYCDAKKSNFTLCYDKYPLENWQIRFNFARTCIGYIIPLVVIMTCNKKVYQAVRQNQATENREKKRIIKLLICITLTFILCFTPFHVMLLIRSILEHDMNLKEQMFDHSKSGKQSYKIYRITVALTSLNCVADPILYCFITETGRSDMWNILKFFTGRLNKPKRQRKSVLSVSARDTIELDMLE, from the coding sequence ATGAACAGCACGTGTATCGACGAGCAGCATGACTTGGACCACTACTTGTTTCCAGTTGTTTACGTCTTTGTGGTGATAGTCAGCATTCCAGCCAACATcggttctctgtgtgtgtcttttctGCAGGCAAAGCAAGAAAACGAACTGGGCATTTACCTCTTCAGTTTATCCCTCTCGGACCTGCTGTATGCCTCTACTCTCCCTCTGTGGATCAATTATACTTGGAATAGAGACAACTGGACGTTCTCTCCTGCCTTGTGCAAAGGGAGCGCTTTTTTCATGTACCTGAACTTTTATAGCAGCACAGCTTTCCTCACCTGCATCGCAATTGATCGCTGTTTGGCAGTGGTCTACCCGCTGAGGTTCTTTTTCCTAAGGTCAAGAAAATGCGCATTCGTGGTCAGCCTCACCATCTGGATTTTGGAAACCATCCTCAATGCTGTCATTCTGTGGGAAGACGAAACAGCTGTCGAATATTGTGATGCCAAGAAGTCTAACTTTACTTTATGCTATGACAAATATCCTTTGGAGAACTGGCAAATCAGGTTTAACTTTGCTAGGACGTGTATAGGTTATATAATACCTCTGGTCGTTATAATGACTTGCAACAAGAAAGTTTACCAAGCTGTGCGGCAAAATCAAGCCACGGAAAacagggaaaagaagagaatcataAAACTACTTATTTGTATCACGCTGACTTTTATCTTGTGTTTTACTCCCTTTCATGTGATGTTGCTGATTCGCAGCATTTTAGAGCATGATATGAACTTAAAAGAACAAATGTTTGACCATTCCAAGTCTGGGAAGCAGAGTTATAAGATCTATAGAATCACAGTTGCATTAACAAGTTTAAACTGTGTTGCTGATCCAATCCTGTACTGCTTCATAACTGAGACAGGAAGATCAGATATGTGGAATATATTAAAGTTCTTTACTGGGAGGCTTAATAaaccaaaaagacaaagaaaaagtgtACTTTCTGTATCTGCCAGAGATACTATAGAATTAGACATGCTGGAATAG